One genomic window of Syntrophus gentianae includes the following:
- a CDS encoding fibronectin type III domain-containing protein gives MKEKKNIFRWMDKHNIFSQTMFRCIFTVLFLCLLLIGIGPGHAANVTLTWDKNTETDLAGYVVYSGTSSGSYTETLDVGNLNSVDISGLQEGATYYYAAKAYNSAGLYSEYSNEVSYNAPVTTYTITGSCGSNGSISPSGAVSVSSGGSQAFTITPDSGYAVSSVLVDGASAGTPTAYTFSNVTANHTIAVTFAAVAKYTITATYTSGGTITPSGTVTLSSGGSQTYTLTPKTGYKIYSVLVDGVKVGTPTSYAFSNVTANHTIKVTFRKK, from the coding sequence ATGAAAGAAAAAAAGAATATTTTCAGATGGATGGATAAGCATAACATTTTTTCACAAACTATGTTTCGCTGTATTTTTACCGTCCTGTTCCTTTGTCTACTCCTTATCGGTATCGGTCCCGGTCATGCGGCAAATGTCACCCTGACATGGGACAAGAATACGGAGACTGATCTTGCGGGTTACGTGGTGTATTCCGGAACTTCCTCCGGAAGCTATACCGAGACCTTAGACGTAGGCAATCTCAACAGTGTCGACATTTCAGGCCTTCAGGAGGGAGCAACCTACTATTATGCGGCCAAAGCATACAACAGTGCAGGTTTGTACAGCGAGTATTCCAATGAAGTCAGCTACAATGCCCCGGTCACGACCTATACGATAACAGGCTCCTGTGGTTCGAACGGCTCCATTTCTCCTTCCGGAGCGGTTTCTGTTTCCTCCGGGGGCAGCCAAGCCTTCACCATAACTCCCGATTCCGGATACGCCGTCTCCAGCGTACTGGTCGATGGCGCCAGTGCAGGAACACCGACCGCTTATACCTTCAGTAATGTGACAGCCAATCACACCATCGCGGTCACCTTCGCGGCCGTGGCCAAATATACCATTACCGCCACTTACACATCCGGCGGTACCATTACTCCTTCCGGAACGGTTACCCTTTCTTCCGGCGGCAGTCAAACCTATACCCTGACACCCAAAACCGGCTACAAAATCTACAGTGTCCTTGTTGACGGCGTTAAAGTAGGTACACCGACTTCTTACGCGTTCAGCAACGTTACAGCGAATCACACCATCAAGGTCACCTTTCGAAAGAAGTAA
- the gspG gene encoding type II secretion system major pseudopilin GspG produces the protein MQKKRKNNSGFTLIELMVVLVILGILAGLIVPRMMGRTEEAKQVKTKLQMDGLEAALKLYKLDNGVYPSTEQGLQALVEAPKTGTLPKAWREGGYLEKKKVPVDGWGNAYVYIQPGTNGEYDISSNGADGEPGGEGKNKDLNNWDSE, from the coding sequence ATGCAGAAGAAACGAAAGAACAATTCGGGTTTCACCCTTATCGAGCTCATGGTGGTCCTGGTGATCCTCGGAATCCTCGCGGGATTGATCGTCCCGAGGATGATGGGGCGGACGGAGGAAGCCAAGCAGGTAAAAACCAAGCTGCAGATGGATGGTCTTGAAGCGGCGCTGAAGCTTTACAAGCTCGACAACGGCGTCTACCCCTCCACGGAGCAGGGGCTCCAGGCGCTCGTTGAAGCCCCGAAAACGGGAACCCTTCCGAAGGCATGGCGGGAGGGGGGCTATCTGGAAAAGAAAAAGGTCCCTGTGGACGGCTGGGGCAATGCCTATGTTTATATCCAGCCGGGAACCAATGGCGAATACGACATCAGCTCCAACGGCGCCGACGGCGAGCCGGGGGGGGAAGGGAAAAACAAGGATCTGAACAATTGGGACAGTGAATAA
- the gspF gene encoding type II secretion system inner membrane protein GspF, protein MPVYEYIARDKNGTRIDGILEAASAAAARQQLRESSAFPMECREIAGGPQEARNRKTLPFGKPVSAGELSVTTRHLATLLAAGMPLVQTLNVLESQTENMALQSVINQIRRDVVEGNSLSGSMSQFPRIFSPFYVSMVRAGEASGTVPVVLEQLADYGEKQQEFVRRIRAALAYPILMFLFGTLILFFLVTFVIPSITNVFEEMHQSLPAVTALLISFSAFLRKGWWLILIFVAAAAVFGRFAVNRTEKGRRLWNHALLQIPFFGKLNRKIAVARFASTLGTLIQHGVPLLTALEISRHITRNLLIAEAIESAGNDIKEGQGVAPSLARSGLFPRMATEMIAIGEQSGKLEEMLSRISDSYEKETAAAIAFFMSLLEPIMILVMGLLVGFIVISVLLPIFEMNQLVK, encoded by the coding sequence ATGCCTGTTTATGAATATATCGCCAGGGATAAGAACGGCACACGGATTGACGGAATCCTTGAAGCGGCAAGCGCCGCCGCCGCAAGGCAGCAACTGCGGGAGTCCTCCGCCTTTCCCATGGAATGCAGGGAAATCGCCGGCGGCCCTCAGGAAGCCCGGAACCGGAAAACGCTGCCCTTTGGAAAGCCGGTTTCCGCCGGCGAACTTTCCGTAACCACCCGCCATCTGGCCACGCTCCTCGCCGCAGGCATGCCCCTTGTCCAGACTTTGAATGTCTTGGAATCGCAAACGGAGAATATGGCCTTGCAATCCGTTATCAACCAGATTCGCAGGGACGTGGTCGAGGGGAACAGCCTTTCCGGCAGTATGTCCCAATTTCCCCGGATATTTTCTCCCTTTTACGTTAGCATGGTTCGAGCGGGAGAGGCTTCGGGGACGGTGCCCGTCGTTCTGGAACAGCTCGCCGATTACGGTGAAAAACAGCAGGAGTTTGTCCGGAGAATCCGGGCGGCCCTCGCTTATCCGATTCTGATGTTCCTCTTCGGCACGTTGATTCTCTTTTTCCTCGTCACCTTTGTCATCCCGAGCATCACGAATGTTTTTGAGGAGATGCACCAGTCTCTGCCGGCTGTCACGGCCCTGCTGATTTCTTTCAGTGCATTCCTGCGCAAGGGCTGGTGGCTGATCCTGATTTTTGTCGCGGCTGCCGCCGTTTTCGGCCGTTTCGCCGTCAACCGGACGGAAAAAGGAAGACGGCTGTGGAATCACGCCCTCCTCCAGATCCCCTTTTTCGGCAAGCTGAACCGTAAAATAGCCGTCGCCAGATTCGCTTCCACACTGGGCACCTTGATCCAGCACGGCGTACCGCTCCTCACGGCCCTGGAAATCTCCCGTCACATTACAAGGAACCTCCTCATCGCCGAGGCCATCGAAAGTGCGGGAAATGACATCAAGGAGGGTCAGGGTGTTGCTCCATCCCTGGCCAGAAGCGGATTGTTTCCCCGAATGGCCACGGAAATGATCGCCATTGGCGAACAGAGCGGCAAGCTCGAGGAGATGCTCTCCCGGATCTCCGACAGTTATGAGAAGGAAACCGCCGCGGCCATCGCCTTTTTCATGTCCCTGCTGGAGCCCATCATGATTCTGGTCATGGGCCTCTTGGTGGGGTTCATCGTGATTTCCGTCCTGCTGCCCATTTTTGAAATGAATCAGCTTGTGAAATAA
- a CDS encoding secretin N-terminal domain-containing protein, translating into MTYKRENHKRPLRDVARCLAISLVLFLAAAATGEPLPNSPPAAAPSGNHQPGATTPPNPAPNYQGSMNLTIDFDNVEIQTFIKAIGEMTGKNFVIDKQVQGNVTVFSPKQISADEAYRVFQSVLEIHGYTTVPTGHIIKILPLKDAREKSIATLTQEESGGPEDRLVTRIVKLNYGNPEEVKKVLDPLVSRQSIVQSYPPSGMLIITDVQTNIARLMKIIDALDGELQKNTATLHVYPLQNANAEDLAKSLLNLYPKSASPGTEKGRLALSKNIQILPDKATNALIITASVEDYRLLQELIRHLDAPRPMVYIEALIMEVDVSKDLSLGTEWRAMKKVNSSTGTGMWQIGSGGADTNGGYQILPDKMTDYATGFAFGLLGEGITIGGTTFANIGAMIQAMKNDTDVHILSKPQLLTMDNEEAQIQVGKNVPYMTRQETSTTDRDYSTYEYRDVGVNLKITPHVSGEGFVRLKIAQEVSQLTSESTSGLPTTLKRTVNTTVTVKDAETMVIGGMIGDSTQTGTYKVPLLGDIPLLGWLFKSRSNSREKTNLYVFITPRVVRNSSDAGRLYQEKNDHIEKLKNDLLSPGQQKANP; encoded by the coding sequence ATGACTTATAAAAGGGAAAACCACAAGAGACCATTAAGAGATGTAGCCCGCTGTCTGGCCATCTCTCTGGTTCTCTTCCTGGCAGCTGCGGCAACCGGAGAACCCTTACCAAATTCTCCTCCTGCTGCAGCACCATCCGGAAATCATCAACCAGGGGCCACGACACCCCCCAATCCGGCCCCTAATTATCAGGGCTCGATGAACCTGACCATCGACTTTGACAATGTGGAAATTCAGACCTTTATCAAGGCAATCGGGGAAATGACCGGCAAGAACTTTGTCATCGACAAACAGGTTCAGGGAAATGTCACGGTCTTTTCCCCAAAACAGATATCGGCCGATGAAGCGTACCGGGTCTTTCAGTCCGTTCTCGAAATCCACGGTTACACGACGGTCCCCACAGGTCATATCATCAAGATCCTTCCCCTGAAAGATGCCCGGGAAAAGAGCATCGCCACCCTTACGCAGGAAGAGAGCGGCGGACCGGAGGATCGACTGGTCACCCGGATCGTCAAACTGAACTATGGAAACCCCGAAGAGGTCAAGAAGGTTCTCGATCCCCTGGTCTCGCGTCAAAGCATCGTACAGTCCTATCCGCCTTCAGGCATGCTGATCATTACCGATGTGCAGACCAACATTGCCAGGCTCATGAAGATTATTGACGCCCTCGATGGCGAACTGCAGAAAAACACCGCGACCCTTCATGTTTATCCCCTGCAGAATGCCAATGCGGAAGACCTGGCAAAGTCGCTTCTCAATCTATACCCGAAAAGTGCCTCGCCGGGAACCGAAAAGGGGCGGTTAGCCCTTTCAAAGAACATTCAGATCCTGCCGGACAAGGCCACCAACGCCCTGATTATCACGGCCTCAGTGGAAGATTACAGACTGCTTCAAGAACTCATTCGTCACCTGGATGCCCCCCGTCCGATGGTTTACATCGAAGCCCTGATTATGGAGGTCGATGTTTCAAAGGACTTGAGTCTCGGCACGGAGTGGCGCGCCATGAAGAAGGTCAACAGCAGCACCGGAACAGGTATGTGGCAAATCGGTTCCGGAGGCGCCGATACAAACGGTGGCTATCAGATCCTGCCGGACAAAATGACCGATTATGCGACAGGGTTTGCCTTTGGACTGCTTGGAGAGGGAATCACCATCGGCGGAACAACATTCGCGAATATCGGCGCCATGATCCAGGCCATGAAGAACGATACGGATGTCCATATCCTCTCCAAACCGCAACTTCTGACCATGGACAACGAAGAGGCTCAGATCCAGGTCGGCAAGAACGTTCCCTATATGACCCGGCAGGAGACCTCCACAACGGACCGCGATTACAGCACCTATGAATACCGGGACGTCGGCGTCAACCTGAAGATCACACCGCATGTCAGCGGCGAGGGATTTGTCCGCCTGAAGATCGCCCAGGAGGTAAGCCAACTGACTTCGGAATCTACCAGTGGATTGCCCACAACCCTCAAACGGACCGTCAACACAACCGTGACGGTGAAGGACGCCGAGACCATGGTCATCGGTGGGATGATCGGAGACAGCACACAAACCGGCACTTACAAGGTCCCTCTGTTGGGGGATATCCCTCTGCTGGGTTGGCTCTTTAAATCCCGGTCTAACAGCCGTGAAAAAACGAACCTGTATGTTTTCATAACGCCCCGCGTGGTCCGCAATTCCTCCGATGCAGGCCGCCTCTACCAGGAAAAGAACGACCATATCGAAAAACTGAAGAACGACCTTCTCTCACCCGGTCAGCAGAAGGCAAATCCCTGA
- the gspE gene encoding type II secretion system ATPase GspE encodes MMTATTIDISSVSSQVPEVPANPEEERLLSQAAALHLPLWKEMPGEIAAAGFVGPVPLQFLKRHRIVPLEVQDATFIVVNDPMLFESVDDLKRRLQTSEISLVLAPESAILTAIDSLYDLSHDPVDAFVQTFNDESYDKILSEIEETGDLLDDAHEAPMIQLVNLILSRAIRERASDIHIEPYQSSLKVRYRIDGMLSGAMDLPRRIHAALVSRIKIMAKLNIAEKRLPQDGRIDARIGERSVDVRVSVLPTAFGERLVLRLLDKNQSLLQFTDLGFNKQSIGAFNRLTQIPYGIILVTGPTGSGKTTTLYAMLSHLNNSAINIITIEDPIEYQIDGIAQIQVNPKIDLTFANGLRSIVRQDPDVILVGEIRDKETAEIAIQSSLTGHLVLSTLHTNDAASAVTRLIDMGIEPFLITSSVFAVVAQRLVRVLCPACKQPYLPDRQYLSNNGLPEDIAEAERLFRKGGCAACNNTGYHGRTAITEIMYMDESVKETILKTSDANSIRQAAVENCGMITLLEDGADKVKSGDTTLEEVLRVTRVLKTRSRKRTAPVPVA; translated from the coding sequence ATGATGACAGCCACGACAATCGACATATCTTCCGTCTCCTCTCAAGTCCCGGAAGTTCCCGCCAATCCGGAAGAGGAGAGGCTCCTGAGCCAGGCTGCCGCCCTGCATCTTCCCCTCTGGAAAGAAATGCCCGGGGAGATCGCCGCTGCTGGATTCGTTGGCCCGGTTCCCCTGCAATTCCTCAAGCGTCACAGGATCGTTCCCCTGGAAGTGCAGGACGCCACGTTCATTGTGGTCAACGACCCCATGCTCTTCGAATCTGTCGATGATCTGAAGCGACGGCTGCAGACATCCGAGATCTCCCTGGTTCTCGCGCCGGAATCCGCCATTCTGACCGCCATCGATTCGCTTTACGATCTCAGCCACGATCCCGTCGATGCCTTCGTCCAGACCTTCAACGACGAGTCTTATGACAAGATCCTTTCGGAGATCGAGGAAACGGGGGATCTCCTGGATGACGCGCATGAAGCGCCCATGATCCAGCTGGTCAACCTGATCCTCTCCCGGGCGATCCGGGAACGGGCCAGCGATATCCATATCGAACCCTACCAGAGCTCCCTGAAGGTCCGGTACCGCATCGACGGGATGTTAAGCGGCGCCATGGACCTGCCGCGCAGGATTCACGCCGCCCTCGTTTCCCGGATAAAAATCATGGCCAAGCTGAATATTGCCGAAAAACGGCTTCCCCAGGATGGACGAATCGATGCCCGAATCGGGGAGCGAAGCGTGGATGTGCGCGTCTCCGTTCTGCCTACGGCTTTCGGTGAACGTCTGGTTCTGCGGCTGCTGGATAAGAACCAGTCTCTGCTGCAATTTACCGATCTCGGATTCAACAAGCAAAGCATCGGCGCCTTCAACCGCCTGACCCAGATCCCCTACGGCATCATCCTGGTGACCGGCCCCACGGGAAGCGGAAAAACGACGACCCTTTACGCGATGCTCTCTCATCTGAACAATTCGGCAATCAATATCATCACCATCGAAGACCCCATCGAATATCAAATCGACGGCATCGCCCAGATCCAGGTCAACCCGAAAATCGACCTGACCTTTGCCAACGGTCTGCGTTCCATCGTTCGACAGGACCCCGACGTCATTCTCGTGGGTGAGATCCGGGATAAGGAGACGGCGGAAATCGCCATCCAGTCCTCCCTTACGGGCCACCTGGTCCTCTCCACACTCCATACCAACGATGCCGCCAGTGCCGTAACCCGGTTGATCGACATGGGCATTGAACCCTTTCTTATCACCTCGTCGGTTTTCGCCGTTGTGGCTCAGCGGCTGGTCCGTGTTCTGTGCCCCGCCTGCAAACAGCCCTACCTGCCGGACAGGCAGTACCTGAGCAACAACGGTCTGCCCGAAGACATCGCGGAAGCGGAACGGCTTTTTAGAAAAGGGGGTTGTGCAGCCTGCAACAACACCGGTTACCACGGCAGGACGGCCATCACCGAGATCATGTACATGGACGAAAGCGTGAAGGAAACGATTCTTAAGACATCAGACGCCAATTCGATCCGCCAGGCGGCCGTGGAAAACTGCGGCATGATCACCCTTCTGGAGGATGGAGCCGACAAGGTCAAATCGGGCGACACAACCCTTGAAGAGGTGCTGCGCGTCACACGCGTCCTGAAAACCCGCTCAAGAAAACGGACGGCTCCTGTTCCCGTCGCTTGA
- a CDS encoding prepilin-type N-terminal cleavage/methylation domain-containing protein — translation MNNRAYTLIELIVVLALVSAMLLIALPSLQDTLSAYPVWTEARKLAERIEESRNKASREQMDYTLHVDLEKGLLWTCRRSEPAESQDRSGNSVWTLPKGVRITGIRCGSGEIRKTGESQILFSGQGYAQSAVIYLHRDDLSVSLTVLPFMKAVQIQEESIEDPQESSATDEE, via the coding sequence GTGAATAACCGGGCCTATACCCTCATCGAGCTGATCGTCGTCCTGGCGCTCGTCAGCGCGATGCTCTTGATCGCCCTTCCGTCCCTGCAGGATACCCTGTCGGCCTACCCTGTCTGGACGGAAGCACGAAAACTTGCGGAGCGCATCGAGGAAAGCCGGAACAAGGCTTCGCGAGAGCAGATGGATTATACCCTCCATGTGGATCTTGAAAAGGGCCTTCTCTGGACATGCCGCAGATCCGAACCGGCCGAGTCGCAGGATCGCTCCGGCAATTCCGTCTGGACGCTCCCCAAGGGTGTCCGCATCACCGGCATCCGATGCGGCAGCGGGGAGATACGGAAAACGGGAGAATCGCAGATCCTGTTCTCGGGACAGGGTTATGCCCAGTCCGCCGTTATCTATCTCCACCGGGACGATCTTTCGGTAAGCCTTACGGTTCTTCCCTTTATGAAGGCGGTTCAGATCCAGGAGGAGTCGATTGAAGATCCGCAGGAAAGCAGTGCAACCGATGAAGAATAA